In a genomic window of Mastacembelus armatus chromosome 3, fMasArm1.2, whole genome shotgun sequence:
- the clec3a gene encoding tetranectin-like protein, with the protein MARLALPVFLVLCFSLLHFSSSRPSRTRKAVSSRQSGGAEEDDVKSQLEKLWQEVNSLKEMQALQTVCLRGIKAHRKCYLTIEVPKHYHEANEDCIAQGGTLATPRDVMENNELRDYAKRSAPGSKDFWIGVADIVKEGLYVDVNSLPISYFNWDHSKKQPTGTKRESCVALSVTAQGKWYDEVCRSLKKYICEYVIP; encoded by the exons ATGGCACGTCTGGCCCTGCCGGTCTTTCTCGTTCTTTGCTTCTCCTTGCTCCACTTCAGCTCCAGCCGTCCATCTCGCACCAGGAAGGCTGTGTCATCTCGGCAGTCCGGAG GTGCAGAGGAAGATGATGTGAAGTCCCAGCTTGAGAAGTTATGGCAGGAGGTGAATTCATTGAAAGAGATGCAGGCGTTGCAGACAG tctgtctcCGTGGCATCAAAGCTCACAGGAAGTGTTATCTAACGATTGAGGTACCCAAACATTACCATGAAGCGAATGAGGACTGCATTGCACAAGGAGGAACTCTTGCAACGCCACGTGATGTGATGGAAAACAACGAACTGAGAGACTATGCAAAGAGGAGTGCTCCTGGATCCAAGGACTTCTGGATCGGTGTGGCAGACATAGTAAAAGAAGGCCTGTATGTTGATGTCAACAGTCTGCCAATCAGTTACTTCAACTGGGACCACTCCAAGAAGCAGCCCACAGGAACTAAGAGGGAGAGCTGTGTTGCTCTTTCAGTGACTGCACAAGGAAAGTGGTATGATGAGGTTTGTCGCAGCCTGAAAAAGTACATCTGTGAATATGTCATTCCTTAA